From the genome of Duffyella gerundensis, one region includes:
- the purK gene encoding 5-(carboxyamino)imidazole ribonucleotide synthase: MKSVCVLGNGQLGRMLRQAGEPLGIAVYPVGLDAEPDSLPIQQSVITAEIERWPETALTRELARHPAFVNRDIFPQLADRLTQKQLLDRLGLATAPWQLLAAKTEWPQVFATLGELAIVKRRTGGYDGRGQWRLRADSADSLPDDCYGECIVEQGIAFSGEVSLVGARNRAGQTVFYPLTHNLHEEGILRASVAFPQADDALQQEAERMLGAILQELDYVGVMAMECFVVPQGLLINELAPRVHNSGHWTQNGASISQFELHLRAILDLPMPTPAIGAVSVMINLIGTDLNADWLSQPLVHLHWYEKAVREGRKVGHLNLCNNDTATLIAALAALQPLLPAEYASGIIWAQQQLNG, translated from the coding sequence ATGAAGTCAGTTTGCGTACTGGGCAACGGCCAGCTGGGACGCATGCTGCGCCAGGCGGGTGAACCGTTGGGCATCGCCGTTTATCCGGTCGGGCTCGACGCCGAGCCGGACAGCCTGCCGATTCAGCAAAGCGTGATTACCGCTGAGATTGAGCGCTGGCCGGAAACCGCGCTGACCCGCGAACTGGCGCGTCATCCCGCTTTTGTTAACCGCGATATTTTCCCGCAGCTGGCCGATCGTCTGACGCAGAAGCAGCTGCTTGACCGTCTTGGTCTCGCCACCGCGCCGTGGCAGCTGCTGGCTGCAAAAACCGAGTGGCCGCAGGTGTTTGCCACCTTAGGCGAGCTGGCGATCGTTAAACGCCGCACCGGCGGCTACGATGGCCGTGGTCAGTGGCGGCTACGCGCTGACAGCGCCGACAGCCTGCCCGACGACTGCTACGGCGAATGTATTGTTGAGCAAGGCATCGCCTTCAGCGGTGAAGTGTCGCTGGTGGGCGCGCGCAATCGTGCCGGGCAAACCGTGTTTTATCCGCTGACGCATAATCTGCATGAAGAAGGCATTCTGCGCGCCAGCGTCGCCTTTCCTCAGGCTGATGACGCGCTGCAGCAGGAAGCCGAGCGCATGCTGGGCGCTATTCTGCAGGAGCTCGATTATGTCGGCGTGATGGCGATGGAATGCTTTGTGGTACCGCAGGGTTTGCTGATTAACGAACTGGCGCCGCGCGTGCATAACAGCGGGCACTGGACGCAGAATGGTGCCTCCATCAGCCAGTTTGAATTACATCTGCGGGCGATTCTCGATTTACCGATGCCAACGCCCGCGATCGGTGCGGTGTCGGTGATGATCAACCTGATCGGCACCGATCTGAATGCTGACTGGCTGTCGCAGCCGCTGGTGCATCTGCACTGGTATGAGAAAGCGGTACGTGAAGGACGCAAGGTGGGCCATTTGAACCTGTGCAACAACGATACCGCCACGCTGATTGCGGCACTGGCGGCGCTACAACCGCTGCTGCCAGCGGAATACGCTTCTGGCATCATTTGGGCGCAGCAGCAGCTTAATGGCTGA
- the purE gene encoding 5-(carboxyamino)imidazole ribonucleotide mutase, with protein MSSNAAPARIAIVMGSKSDWATMQFTAEILTSLNVPFHTEVVSAHRTPDKLFSFAEQAADQGFQVIIAGAGGAAHLPGMIAAKTLVPVLGVPVQSAALSGLDSLYSIVQMPRGIPVGTLAIGKAGAANAALLAAQILALHDAELATRMQNWRQAQTDEVLSHPDPREEA; from the coding sequence ATGTCATCCAACGCCGCCCCGGCCCGTATCGCCATCGTCATGGGTTCAAAAAGTGACTGGGCAACCATGCAATTTACTGCGGAAATCCTCACCTCGCTTAACGTCCCGTTTCATACCGAAGTGGTGTCAGCACACCGTACGCCGGATAAGCTGTTCAGCTTTGCCGAACAGGCGGCTGACCAGGGTTTTCAGGTGATTATTGCGGGCGCAGGCGGTGCGGCGCACCTGCCGGGCATGATTGCGGCCAAAACGCTGGTGCCGGTGCTGGGCGTGCCGGTGCAGAGCGCAGCGCTGAGCGGCCTCGACAGCCTCTACTCCATCGTGCAGATGCCGCGCGGTATTCCGGTCGGTACGCTGGCGATTGGCAAAGCGGGCGCGGCTAACGCGGCGCTGTTGGCGGCGCAGATTCTTGCGCTGCACGACGCTGAACTGGCGACACGCATGCAGAACTGGCGCCAGGCGCAAACCGATGAGGTGTTGAGCCATCCGGATCCGCGGGAGGAGGCATGA
- a CDS encoding UDP-2,3-diacylglucosamine diphosphatase, which yields MSRTLFIADIHLCQQEPAITAGFLHFLQREAHQADALYILGDLFEVWIGDDDPNPLHAQVAAALSALPLPVYFIHGNRDFLLGKRYARASGMQLLPEEQVLSAYGHRVLIMHGDTLCTDDQGYQRFRRKVHQRWLQTLFLALPLFLRQKVATRMRADSQQANQHKSQAIMDVNAAAVQEAMQRHQVSLLIHGHTHRPAVHVSAKGERAVLGAWHERGSMIVLDASGIRLVEFPF from the coding sequence ATGTCGCGCACGCTCTTCATCGCAGATATCCATCTGTGTCAGCAAGAACCGGCAATTACTGCCGGTTTTCTGCATTTTTTGCAGCGAGAAGCGCATCAGGCCGATGCGCTTTATATCCTTGGCGACCTGTTTGAAGTGTGGATTGGTGACGACGATCCCAATCCGCTGCATGCGCAGGTAGCCGCCGCGCTGAGCGCCCTGCCGCTGCCGGTCTATTTTATTCACGGTAACCGCGATTTCCTGCTCGGCAAACGCTATGCCCGCGCCAGCGGCATGCAGTTGCTGCCGGAAGAGCAGGTGCTGAGTGCGTACGGTCATCGCGTGCTGATCATGCATGGCGACACGCTGTGTACCGATGATCAAGGCTATCAACGTTTCCGCCGTAAAGTGCATCAGCGCTGGCTGCAAACGCTGTTTTTGGCACTGCCGCTGTTTCTGCGACAAAAAGTGGCCACGCGTATGCGCGCCGACAGCCAGCAGGCCAATCAGCATAAATCGCAGGCGATCATGGATGTGAATGCAGCCGCGGTGCAGGAGGCGATGCAACGTCATCAGGTGAGTCTGCTGATTCACGGTCATACCCATCGCCCTGCCGTACACGTTTCCGCCAAGGGCGAACGCGCGGTGCTCGGCGCCTGGCATGAACGGGGATCGATGATCGTGCTGGACGCCAGCGGCATCAGACTAGTGGAATTTCCCTTCTAA
- the ppiB gene encoding peptidylprolyl isomerase B: protein MVTFQTNHGDIVIKTFDDKAPATVKNFLDYCREGFYDNTIFHRVINGFMVQGGGFEPGMTQKATKDEIRNEANNGLKNTVGTLAMARTSAPHSATAQFFINVADNDFLNFRDESLQGWGYCVFAEVVEGMDVVNAIKAVKTGRSGMHQDVPKEDVVIQKVIVSE, encoded by the coding sequence ATGGTTACCTTCCAGACTAATCACGGCGACATCGTGATCAAGACTTTTGATGACAAAGCCCCTGCGACCGTCAAAAACTTCCTGGATTATTGCCGTGAAGGCTTTTATGACAACACCATTTTTCATCGCGTGATTAATGGCTTCATGGTTCAGGGCGGCGGTTTTGAGCCGGGCATGACGCAGAAAGCGACCAAAGACGAAATCCGCAACGAAGCCAACAACGGTCTGAAAAACACCGTGGGCACGCTGGCGATGGCACGTACTTCCGCGCCACACTCCGCGACCGCGCAGTTCTTCATCAACGTGGCAGACAACGACTTCCTGAACTTCCGCGACGAAAGTCTGCAGGGTTGGGGCTACTGCGTGTTTGCCGAAGTGGTTGAAGGCATGGACGTGGTTAACGCTATCAAAGCGGTGAAAACTGGCCGCAGCGGCATGCACCAGGATGTGCCAAAAGAAGACGTGGTGATCCAGAAAGTGATCGTCAGCGAGTAA
- the cysS gene encoding cysteine--tRNA ligase codes for MLKIYNTLSRQKEEFKPIHAGKIGMYVCGITVYDLCHIGHGRTFVAFDTVARYLRYCGYEVNYVRNITDIDDKIIKRANENGESIYDLTDRMIAEMHADFAALNIQPPDVEPRATQHISEIVELVEKLIAREHAYVASNGDVMFSVASDADYGVLSRQDLEQLQAGARVEVADVKRNAMDFVLWKMSKADEPGWPSPWGKGRPGWHIECSAMNCKQLGEHFDIHGGGSDLMFPHHENEIAQSTCAHDGPYVNYWMHSGMVMVDREKMSKSLDNFFTVRDVLAHYDAETVRYFLMSGHYRSQLNYGEDNLKQARAALERLYTALRQTDAQAAVAGGEEFEARFRAAMDDDFNTPEAYSVLFDLAREVNRLKSESPEAANGLAARLRQLAGIVGLLQQNAESFLQSGAQNSNDEVAEIEALIKMRNDARQSKDWAQADVARDKLNALGIILEDGPQGTSWRRK; via the coding sequence ATGCTAAAGATTTATAACACCCTGAGTCGTCAGAAAGAGGAGTTCAAACCTATTCATGCCGGTAAAATTGGCATGTACGTGTGTGGCATTACCGTTTACGACCTCTGTCACATTGGTCACGGCAGAACCTTCGTGGCCTTTGATACCGTGGCGCGCTACCTGCGTTACTGCGGCTACGAGGTCAACTACGTGCGCAATATCACCGATATTGATGACAAGATCATCAAACGTGCCAATGAAAACGGTGAAAGTATTTACGATCTGACCGATCGCATGATCGCCGAGATGCACGCCGATTTTGCCGCGCTGAACATTCAGCCGCCGGACGTTGAGCCACGGGCAACGCAGCATATCAGCGAGATCGTCGAGCTGGTGGAAAAGCTGATTGCGCGTGAGCACGCCTACGTTGCCAGCAACGGCGACGTGATGTTCTCGGTGGCCAGCGATGCGGATTACGGCGTGCTGTCACGCCAGGATCTGGAGCAGCTGCAGGCGGGTGCCCGTGTTGAAGTGGCGGATGTTAAGCGCAACGCGATGGACTTCGTGCTGTGGAAAATGTCCAAGGCGGACGAGCCGGGCTGGCCGTCGCCGTGGGGCAAAGGGCGTCCGGGCTGGCATATTGAGTGTTCAGCGATGAACTGCAAACAGCTGGGCGAACATTTCGATATTCACGGCGGCGGTTCCGATCTGATGTTCCCGCACCATGAAAACGAGATTGCACAATCGACCTGCGCGCACGACGGCCCGTACGTCAACTACTGGATGCACTCCGGCATGGTGATGGTGGATCGCGAGAAGATGTCTAAATCGCTCGACAACTTTTTCACCGTGCGTGACGTGCTGGCGCATTATGACGCTGAAACCGTGCGCTATTTCCTGATGTCTGGTCACTATCGCAGCCAGCTTAACTACGGCGAAGATAACCTGAAGCAGGCGCGTGCGGCGCTGGAACGTTTATATACGGCGCTGCGTCAGACCGACGCTCAGGCTGCGGTAGCGGGTGGAGAAGAGTTTGAAGCCCGTTTCCGTGCGGCGATGGATGATGATTTCAATACGCCGGAAGCCTATTCGGTGCTGTTCGATCTCGCGCGTGAAGTGAATCGTCTGAAAAGTGAATCACCGGAAGCGGCCAACGGCCTGGCTGCGCGTCTGCGTCAGCTCGCGGGTATCGTTGGGTTGCTGCAACAGAATGCGGAAAGCTTCCTGCAAAGCGGCGCGCAAAACAGTAATGATGAAGTGGCGGAGATCGAAGCGTTGATCAAAATGCGTAACGACGCGCGTCAAAGCAAAGACTGGGCGCAGGCCGACGTGGCACGCGACAAGCTCAATGCGCTTGGCATCATTCTGGAAGATGGCCCGCAGGGCACCAGTTGGCGTCGTAAGTAA
- the ybcJ gene encoding ribosome-associated protein YbcJ: MATFSLDKHEHVDLCDLMKLEGWVESGAMAKSLIAEGHVTVDGNVETRKRCKIKAGQTVSFADNSVTVVA, from the coding sequence ATGGCGACTTTTTCTTTAGACAAACACGAGCACGTTGATCTGTGCGACTTAATGAAGCTGGAAGGCTGGGTGGAAAGCGGCGCGATGGCCAAATCGCTGATCGCGGAAGGCCACGTTACCGTCGATGGCAATGTGGAAACCCGCAAGCGCTGCAAAATCAAAGCGGGCCAGACGGTGAGCTTTGCCGACAACAGCGTGACCGTTGTTGCCTGA